DNA sequence from the Pseudomonas tritici genome:
CAAGTGGATGGCACCTTGAGCGCCAATGTGCCCTACGTCGCCCTGGACACTTTTGCCTACGACAGTGCCGGGCGGATTTATTACCAGGTCAATGACATCCACCAGCAGTTGATCTCCGGCTACGAAAACCTTCCCGGCCCGCCGCCGGGCACGCCGCGCACCGATGACTATCCGGCACTGGCACGTTTCTATGACGCCGTGTATCAGGGCCAGGAAGTGCGTGTGGTGAGCCTGCTAAAGGCTGTCTCTGAACCCAACATGAATGGCATGGCGGAAATCCGCGTCGCCGAAACCGATGAAGCGCGCGTAAGCATGGCTCGCAGCCTGATGGCCGACACCTTGCTGCGCCTGGGCATGCTCGGCATCGGCGCGTTGTTGCTGGTGTGGTTTGCCGTGAGTGCGGCGTTGCGCCCATTGGAGCGTTTGCGCACGGCGGTGGAGGAGCGCCAGCCCGACGACTTGCGGCCTTTGCCGTTGGTGGAGGTGCAGCACGAGTTCGGCCCGTTAGTGCGCTCCCTCAACCACTTCACCGAGCGCCTGCGTGGCCAGTTCGAGCGCCAGGCGCAGTTTATTGCCGATGCGGCCCATGAGTTGCGCACGCCGCTGGCAGCGCTGAAGGCCCGCTTGGAACTGGGCTTGCGCGCCGAAGATCCCGCCACCTGGCGCAGTACTCTGGAAACCGCAGCCCAGGGCACTGAC
Encoded proteins:
- a CDS encoding sensor histidine kinase; the protein is MHKPSSLRWRLLWNLALLLVLLMFASGMSAYWNGREAADTAYDRTLLASARTIAAGLTQVDGTLSANVPYVALDTFAYDSAGRIYYQVNDIHQQLISGYENLPGPPPGTPRTDDYPALARFYDAVYQGQEVRVVSLLKAVSEPNMNGMAEIRVAETDEARVSMARSLMADTLLRLGMLGIGALLLVWFAVSAALRPLERLRTAVEERQPDDLRPLPLVEVQHEFGPLVRSLNHFTERLRGQFERQAQFIADAAHELRTPLAALKARLELGLRAEDPATWRSTLETAAQGTDRLTHLANQLLSLARIENGARAIAEGGAQLLDLSQLARELGMAMAPLAHARGVALALEADEPVWLRGEPTLLNELLSNLVDNALAHTPPGGNVILRVTAPAVLEVEDDGPGIPQDERDRVFERFYRRSQQGMGSGLGLAIVGEICRAHLAQISLHDGEQAGLKVRVSFIAG